The proteins below are encoded in one region of Phaseolus vulgaris cultivar G19833 chromosome 1, P. vulgaris v2.0, whole genome shotgun sequence:
- the LOC137813918 gene encoding protein SRC1-like, whose protein sequence is MSGIIHKIGETLHVGGHKKEEEHKGEHHGEHSEYKGEHHGEHKGEYHGEHKGEHKPEHHGEEHKQGFVEKIKDKIHGEGAEGEKKKKEKKKKKHDDGHDSSSSSDSD, encoded by the coding sequence ATGTCAGGAATCATTCACAAGATTGGGGAGACCCTTCATGTGGGAGGGCACAAGAAGGAGgaggagcacaaaggggagcaCCATGGTGAACATAGTGAGTACAAAGGAGAGCACCATGGTGAACACAAAGGAGAGTACCATGGTGAGCACAAAGGGGAGCACAAGCCAGAACACCATGGAGAAGAGCACAAACAAGGGTTCGTAGAGAAGATCAAGGACAAGATCCACGGTGAAGGTGCTGAGGgcgagaagaagaagaaggagaagaagaagaagaaacatgACGATGGCCATgacagcagcagcagcagtgACAGTGATTAG